TAAGTGGCATAATGGGAGGGCGATTCGTGGATCGTCACCGTGAGCCATGAACAGCACATTCCGGGCTACCCGCTCAGGATCATGTTCGCCACCTTCTTGCCCGAGAGCAGCATCCCGCCAAATATCGGCCCCATCCGCGGCCCGCCGAAGCAGGTGCAGACGCTCATGCCGGCCACATAGAGTCCGGGGAATATCTCCCCCGTCTTCTCCACAACGAACCTCTCGCCAGCCTCGATGTCCATCGGGCCCTCGCCGAAAACCGTCCCGTCAGGCCTTGGGCCCTCCGGAAGCTTCAGAATGCCTCGCCTCTTGAGTGTCTGGACGACGGCGGCGTCGTGGCCGGTCGCGTCGATGACGGCAGTCGCGCCAAAGACGAGCGGGTCTATTGGTAGCATTTCGGCCAGTGTGCTCTTGTTGACAACGGCACCAGTCACCCGCCCACTGTCGAGGCATACGTCCTCCACCCAGTGCAGGTTGAACATCTTCGCTCCCGCCCTCAAGGCCGATGCGCAGAGCGTGGAGGCGAGCTCTATCGCGTCCGCCACGAATAGGCCGTCGTTGGCCGCATTGTATCCTATCCCGAGGTCAGAGAGGATGCCGAGCGCGTCTTCACGAACAACTATCTTACTCATCGTCATGCCGCCACCCCATATCCCGCCCCCGGGCGAGAGGCGTTTCTCAACTATTGTTACCGAGCGGCCCGCCCGCGCGAGCCCCACGGCTGCCATGAGCCCAGAAGGCCCTGCCCCGGCAATGACAACGTCGCTGGCAAGGCTGCGCTGTAGCTGGTCGTAATACGAATCGACGATCGCTCGAGAGATCGAGACCCCGACCGGACCCTTGTTCATAGGTTGTCCCTCTTGAGTTATGTTAGTTCTTATGTTACAACACTTCCCTAATGACAAAGCCCGCTGGCTTTGGGAACCTGAATCTAATCGTGAGTTCAGCTGGGAGTCAACCAAGAGGCAAGGACTCGGGGCTTTTGTGATGCAATCGTGCGTCTTCTGAGCCAATACACGTGATTCGAGTGAATTATGTTTTATTTCGCCTACGGCTCGAACCTTGACTTTGAGCAGATGCACAACCGCTGCCCGAGCGCCGTCACCATCGCGATGGCCATTTTGCCCGAGCATCGTCTCGCATTCACCAGGTTTTCCGAGGCGCGAAACGGTGGCGTGGCGGACATCGTGCCTGCGCAGGTCGATCACGTGCAAGGCGCTCTCTATGACATCACGGATGACGATGCTGTGCGCCTCGACGGATTCGAGGGCGTCTCGGACGGCTGCTACGAGCGAATCACCGTCAAAATAAC
This portion of the bacterium genome encodes:
- a CDS encoding sulfide-dependent adenosine diphosphate thiazole synthase; its protein translation is MNKGPVGVSISRAIVDSYYDQLQRSLASDVVIAGAGPSGLMAAVGLARAGRSVTIVEKRLSPGGGIWGGGMTMSKIVVREDALGILSDLGIGYNAANDGLFVADAIELASTLCASALRAGAKMFNLHWVEDVCLDSGRVTGAVVNKSTLAEMLPIDPLVFGATAVIDATGHDAAVVQTLKRRGILKLPEGPRPDGTVFGEGPMDIEAGERFVVEKTGEIFPGLYVAGMSVCTCFGGPRMGPIFGGMLLSGKKVANMILSG
- a CDS encoding gamma-glutamylcyclotransferase family protein — translated: MFYFAYGSNLDFEQMHNRCPSAVTIAMAILPEHRLAFTRFSEARNGGVADIVPAQVDHVQGALYDITDDDAVRLDGFEGVSDGCYERITVKITLRAGEVLEAYTYKASEQGLFKPSKAYMQQIITGARYHQLDSTYIAMLEALETAD